The nucleotide window TTGACTcatttattttgactttttgtgtatttaatttttttatttaataattaagaaaataatttttaatatattagtatatattttttatttttaaaaagtatttaaatattaaaaaaaagggctAAAATGACCCAACGGTCAAATGAAGCGCCGctctttaaaatatgaagagTACTtagttataaaagaattatataaaaagaattatttaaattaatataattttatgtgatttgttaaattaattttataataaaaataattttataatttaataaattacattaatttatatcaatttataaaattatttttatgtaattattttatgattagaGTGTTTCTCTTAAAATATTACTGTATAAACTGTTGGAAGAAATAATGTGGGTTTATCATCTTCTAATGAACAATGAAAAACAGGTGAAAGTggtaaagataaaaaaaagttgagaaattaATGGGGGGTTGCGTGGTACCAGAGAAAGGGGACCCCATTGGCCATTCTTCCATTGGTCAGGCCAAGTGACCCACTTCGTTTGTggacccctctctctctatctctcgtCTCGAGTCCTTATAAGTACTAGTGTTGCTTAAGAGAAATGAAGGATCGAAACGAAAGAGGAGTAACCTGGAATGGTCAACCATAAGCTTGCATATTCTCCATTCTCTTCCTCATTAGCTAggctctcttcctctcttttctgAGCAATATTAGTTGGTCTATTCGTTTATCGTTGTACATCTTTGTACAGAAGCCAAACTGGCCCTTGCCATTGACGGTTTTCTTAAAGCCTCCCCTTCCAAACAACTAGTTTCTTTTAACTCACAGCAGAAAGCAACACTCAGCTggcccaataaaaaaaagaccaTTATGGATCAGTGGGTGACCAAAACAACGAGTAGTGAACCCCAGAACTCAGAAACTGAAAGCTCAAACTCTTTCTGTTCCAACCCTGCATCCCCATCCTCACCCCAAAGCTCCAAACCCCCATCGCCAGACTGCCGAAAAGACAAGCGAATCCGGAACTCCACCAAGAAAGCCCCACTATACCGCGGCGTTCGCATGAGAAATTGGGGCAAATGGGTCTCCGAAATCCGCGAGCCCCGCAAAAAATCCCGCATATGGCTCGGTACTTACCCCACCCCGGAAATGGCCGCTAGAGCCCACGATGTCGCTGCGCTGAGCATCAAAGGAAACTCCGCCATACTAAATTTCCCGGAGCTCGCCCACTTACTGCCCCGCCCCGTCTCGCTGGCTCCACGTGACGTGCAAGCCGCGGCGGCTAAGGCAGCCAGGATGGATAACTTCGACTTGACGTCGCCGTCGTTGTCGTCGCTGGTTTCGGCGATGGACTTGTCGAAAGAGTCAGAGGAGTTGAGTGAGCTCGTTGAGTTGCCGAGTTTGGGGACGAATTATGAGTCGGAGCGCTTGAGTAAGGAGTTTGTGTTTGTTGACTCGGTGGATTGCTGGGGGATGTACTCCCAGCCATGGCCTCAGTGCGTGGAGGATTGTGGGTATCCAGATGCTTGTGATCAATTGGCAGTGCCGGAGAATGAGTCAAATAATTAGCTGTGGAGGTGTATTGCGGGAGTACAAGTACTAGCAGCCAGAGCTCTGTTTTGCGAATGTGAGTGTCTACGACTGTCccagctttttcttttttgtttctcagTTTTAAGCACTTTCACTTTTTTAAGAAGGGTTaatactcttctttttttccataTCTCCGTACGtgtgttctttttattttttgtgtgtaaAACCCCTCTTCCTCATCTAATTGTACAGTGTTAGGTGGAAAAGAAGAATatacattaatttcttttttctttatttccattTCTCCGtgtgttttttctttctgaaaatCTCCTCCTCATCTAACACATGTAAAGACAGTACAGTGTTGGGTTGAAATGAAGAATATGCATTAATTTCATTGCCTTGGTTGTTGCGAAGTGCGAACGGATgaaagcctctctctctctctctctctctctcagttcaAAGTTTCTTCTGAGCGAAGCTTGTCGTCGTTTTTGTACCCAAAACAAGAAAACCCTGTGAAGATCCTTTCAGAGTGAAGTTGACCATGTTGCAGCGAATTAATTCTAACTAAAAACAAGAGGAAAGAAAAGTcccacatttat belongs to Juglans regia cultivar Chandler chromosome 8, Walnut 2.0, whole genome shotgun sequence and includes:
- the LOC109018448 gene encoding dehydration-responsive element-binding protein 3-like; amino-acid sequence: MDQWVTKTTSSEPQNSETESSNSFCSNPASPSSPQSSKPPSPDCRKDKRIRNSTKKAPLYRGVRMRNWGKWVSEIREPRKKSRIWLGTYPTPEMAARAHDVAALSIKGNSAILNFPELAHLLPRPVSLAPRDVQAAAAKAARMDNFDLTSPSLSSLVSAMDLSKESEELSELVELPSLGTNYESERLSKEFVFVDSVDCWGMYSQPWPQCVEDCGYPDACDQLAVPENESNN